In Microvenator marinus, one genomic interval encodes:
- a CDS encoding collagen-like protein, which translates to MRGLFLVIVSLAMACSGGEPGADGPRGEEGPPGATGPAGETGPAGPQGEPGPVGPQGPAGETGPAGDTGPQGAGGAIGPMGPEGPMGMPGPQGIPGPIGPMGPEGPVGATGPQGPKGDPGVSDPESLPSPPSRAELRITSGTPMELDIIDFSMKVNVNMSSGSQGGSGYEFQPIKVSVRHSSNLSELHNLHFSNSPFSFEIDMNHSSGPVTVFKGEGATITEMKVNSAKNASQVNVLELEINPQVLEVGWTQGGVRYDRVSNARTCTYSACGCSDPTPPSYIQANLFGTPTLNTNQYLVDSYELLTTRDQSLGLQNTGLVITKPFEADATCTFDQLFGNFYENELVIYRASLISSPSGILAAYSLSACMSTVGSFEILVNEEGRWKTRQVHNVSAILNTYRSFDSSGQVADIESSGFDFDANQPITSCP; encoded by the coding sequence ATGCGCGGTTTATTTTTGGTGATCGTTTCTTTGGCAATGGCCTGTAGCGGAGGGGAACCGGGAGCGGATGGACCGAGAGGCGAAGAAGGTCCACCGGGAGCTACTGGACCTGCAGGAGAAACTGGACCGGCCGGGCCGCAAGGTGAACCTGGGCCGGTTGGCCCCCAAGGTCCTGCAGGGGAAACCGGTCCGGCAGGAGACACGGGTCCCCAAGGTGCTGGCGGCGCGATTGGTCCGATGGGCCCGGAAGGGCCAATGGGTATGCCGGGTCCGCAGGGTATTCCCGGCCCGATAGGTCCCATGGGACCCGAAGGCCCGGTTGGCGCGACTGGGCCTCAAGGTCCCAAGGGCGATCCCGGAGTGAGTGATCCGGAAAGCCTCCCCAGCCCACCATCGCGCGCCGAACTTCGGATCACGAGCGGCACACCCATGGAATTGGACATCATAGACTTTTCGATGAAGGTGAATGTCAATATGAGTTCGGGCTCTCAAGGAGGATCTGGATACGAGTTTCAGCCCATCAAAGTAAGCGTTCGGCATTCCAGCAATTTGTCTGAGCTACACAACCTTCATTTCTCGAACTCACCGTTTAGCTTCGAGATCGATATGAATCATAGCTCGGGTCCGGTCACGGTTTTCAAGGGCGAGGGCGCGACTATTACGGAGATGAAGGTGAACTCGGCGAAGAATGCTAGTCAGGTGAACGTGCTCGAGCTCGAGATCAACCCGCAGGTACTGGAGGTGGGTTGGACCCAGGGTGGGGTTCGGTACGACCGAGTTAGCAATGCCCGCACCTGCACCTACAGCGCATGCGGTTGCAGCGATCCGACACCACCCAGCTACATCCAAGCTAATTTGTTCGGGACCCCTACTTTGAACACCAATCAGTACTTGGTCGATTCGTACGAACTCTTGACCACACGCGACCAGTCCCTCGGGTTGCAGAACACCGGTCTGGTGATTACCAAGCCGTTTGAGGCCGACGCGACCTGCACCTTTGACCAACTCTTCGGAAACTTCTACGAGAACGAGCTCGTGATCTATCGAGCATCCCTGATTTCCTCTCCGTCGGGCATCTTGGCGGCCTATTCTCTGAGTGCGTGTATGTCGACCGTGGGGAGCTTTGAAATCCTCGTGAATGAAGAAGGCAGATGGAAGACTCGTCAGGTGCATAATGTGAGCGCCATTCTCAACACCTACCGTAGTTTTGATAGCTCCGGGCAAGTGGCTGATATAGAGAGTTCCGGATTCGACTTTGATGCGAACCAGCCGATCACGAGCTGTCCTTGA
- a CDS encoding YlcI/YnfO family protein, with amino-acid sequence MKSASLPALRVTPEFRAEAESVLEEGETLSSLLEEAVLAEIQLRRSRREFIERGLSSRDRARETGVYYSAEDVLERLDERLKLHEDRA; translated from the coding sequence ATGAAGAGCGCAAGCCTACCTGCCTTGAGAGTGACGCCGGAATTTAGGGCCGAAGCCGAAAGCGTCCTCGAGGAAGGTGAGACTCTTTCGAGTCTGCTCGAAGAAGCAGTTCTCGCCGAAATTCAACTACGACGCTCAAGAAGGGAATTCATAGAGCGGGGACTTTCCTCTCGGGATCGTGCGCGAGAGACGGGCGTCTACTATTCGGCTGAAGATGTCCTTGAACGCTTGGACGAGCGACTGAAGTTGCACGAAGATCGCGCATGA
- a CDS encoding type II toxin-antitoxin system RelE/ParE family toxin has translation MNFQIRFTPEALEDLLRLFDFHAEHDIELARRSSVALRQAITVLEEFPFSGRKIDSQRPFLRELLVPFGRSGYVALFEIEENSVTVLALRHQRESDYF, from the coding sequence ATGAACTTTCAGATTCGCTTCACACCAGAGGCGTTGGAGGACCTCTTGCGACTTTTCGATTTTCACGCCGAGCATGACATCGAGCTCGCGAGACGCTCCAGTGTTGCTCTTCGGCAAGCAATCACCGTGCTGGAAGAGTTTCCGTTTAGCGGCCGAAAAATTGACTCGCAGCGGCCATTCCTGCGCGAACTACTCGTCCCTTTTGGTCGGTCGGGCTACGTGGCGCTCTTCGAGATCGAGGAGAACAGTGTGACGGTTTTGGCTCTACGCCATCAGCGAGAATCCGACTACTTCTGA
- a CDS encoding protein kinase domain-containing protein, whose amino-acid sequence MNKDFKIPPPSLPRPVGPAAPRLPQAGDEIDGRYRLVKKIGVGTSGAVYEGVQLSVDRRVAIKILKPGHYHDENYRERFSREAKAIARLSHTNCIALHDFGFSDDIHSLYMVMEYVDGVELFELMQSGELGFVRSLRIAIQIAEALSHAHRLGILHRDLKPENVVVGKEDVIKVLDFGLARMLDLFGDDSGRRLTADGTIYGTPAYMSPEQCGGEVDVTVHSDIYSLGIILYQLFEGRLPFDSREIVAILIKHKTEPPPPMQTPVPERLKALIFRMLEKDKNKRPKTAYEVADILRAILLNHAMRDDKMSPDVSQEIQLSFLKSEIDESREFFPDTYESQRSNEYGLQVRNSGKHRAIRAIMTGRGKTEHLPGQLLNNRYKIIAELGSGIMSTVFVAEDVEAKKTVAVKVLSADLPPEFRASERFGREIEMLDALEHPNIIRLLGHGFDLSLDRHFLVMELASGDTLDTLCEEHRTSLDLAMHVAYAVTDALAYAHRSGVVHRDIKPSNVMLVPCDDGTVSIRVLDFGLALMHAEQSRLTEHGTVPGTVAYFAPERLKGQDATTAADVYSLGVVLYTCLCGHPPYEDKDSVRLAARILKGGAAPLKSFVHEVPSELSDLIMQMMDPVPTNRPQANQVKERLESIWHHHHIAAVRVQHKGPAADPVSAWKLRRRVEPPNERAPQPTNPEVPVVSRADASDSQQFRRHETIIAQPPPEPWRPTPAMILIAVLVVVVLILAFSTLST is encoded by the coding sequence GTGAACAAAGACTTCAAAATTCCACCACCGTCTCTCCCGAGACCGGTCGGCCCGGCAGCGCCTCGCCTGCCGCAGGCCGGCGACGAAATCGACGGTCGATACCGCCTGGTCAAGAAGATCGGAGTGGGTACCTCGGGTGCGGTGTACGAAGGCGTTCAGCTCTCGGTGGACCGCCGAGTGGCGATCAAGATTCTGAAACCTGGCCACTATCACGACGAGAACTATCGAGAGCGTTTCTCGCGCGAAGCCAAGGCGATTGCCCGTCTTTCGCACACAAACTGCATCGCGCTCCACGATTTCGGATTCTCGGACGATATCCACTCGCTCTACATGGTGATGGAGTACGTGGACGGAGTGGAACTCTTCGAGCTCATGCAGAGTGGAGAGCTCGGGTTTGTGCGCTCGTTACGCATCGCGATTCAGATCGCCGAGGCCCTCTCACACGCTCACCGCCTCGGGATTTTGCACCGCGACCTCAAGCCCGAGAACGTGGTGGTCGGCAAAGAAGACGTCATCAAGGTGCTCGACTTTGGCCTCGCGCGTATGCTCGATCTCTTTGGCGACGATTCCGGCCGGCGCCTGACAGCCGACGGCACGATTTACGGCACGCCCGCCTACATGAGCCCCGAACAATGCGGTGGAGAGGTAGACGTCACGGTGCATTCAGACATCTATTCGCTCGGGATTATCCTCTACCAGCTCTTCGAAGGGCGGCTGCCCTTTGACTCCCGTGAGATCGTGGCCATCCTGATTAAGCATAAGACTGAGCCGCCGCCGCCCATGCAGACGCCGGTGCCGGAGAGGCTCAAGGCGTTGATTTTCCGTATGCTGGAAAAGGACAAAAACAAGCGTCCGAAAACCGCGTACGAAGTAGCCGATATCCTTCGAGCGATATTGCTCAATCACGCGATGCGCGACGACAAGATGTCGCCAGACGTCTCGCAGGAGATTCAGCTCTCGTTCCTGAAGTCCGAGATCGACGAGTCGCGCGAGTTCTTTCCAGACACCTATGAAAGCCAGCGCAGCAATGAATACGGTCTGCAGGTTCGCAATTCCGGTAAGCACCGCGCCATCCGTGCGATTATGACCGGGCGAGGCAAGACCGAGCACTTGCCTGGGCAGCTATTGAACAATCGTTACAAGATTATCGCCGAGCTCGGCTCAGGCATCATGAGCACCGTCTTTGTGGCAGAGGATGTGGAAGCTAAGAAGACCGTGGCCGTCAAGGTTCTAAGCGCCGATCTGCCTCCGGAATTCAGGGCGTCGGAGCGTTTTGGGCGAGAAATCGAGATGCTCGATGCCCTGGAACATCCGAATATCATTCGGCTCCTCGGACACGGGTTTGACCTATCGCTAGACCGCCATTTCCTCGTCATGGAGCTGGCCTCGGGCGATACTTTGGACACGCTCTGTGAAGAGCACCGAACATCGCTGGACTTGGCCATGCATGTGGCTTACGCGGTGACAGACGCTCTGGCCTACGCTCACAGAAGCGGCGTAGTGCATCGCGATATCAAGCCCTCGAACGTGATGCTTGTGCCGTGTGATGACGGCACGGTTTCCATCCGGGTCTTGGATTTTGGGCTCGCGCTCATGCACGCCGAACAAAGTCGACTCACCGAGCACGGGACTGTTCCGGGAACCGTTGCCTACTTTGCGCCTGAGCGGCTCAAGGGGCAGGACGCCACCACCGCCGCGGATGTGTATTCTCTCGGAGTGGTCCTCTACACCTGCCTCTGCGGCCATCCTCCCTACGAGGACAAAGATAGCGTCCGGCTCGCCGCGCGGATTCTCAAGGGTGGTGCGGCGCCGCTCAAGAGCTTTGTGCACGAGGTGCCTTCTGAGCTCTCAGACCTCATCATGCAGATGATGGACCCCGTTCCTACGAATCGTCCGCAGGCCAATCAAGTCAAAGAGCGCCTCGAATCCATCTGGCATCATCACCATATTGCGGCTGTGCGCGTGCAGCACAAAGGGCCCGCGGCAGACCCGGTGAGCGCGTGGAAACTCAGGCGCAGAGTCGAGCCTCCGAATGAACGCGCGCCTCAGCCTACAAACCCTGAGGTGCCGGTGGTGAGCCGCGCAGACGCTAGCGACTCACAGCAGTTTCGGCGCCACGAGACGATTATCGCCCAGCCGCCGCCCGAGCCCTGGCGGCCTACGCCCGCCATGATTCTGATCGCGGTGCTCGTCGTTGTGGTCCTGATCCTCGCCTTCAGCACCCTCTCCACGTGA
- a CDS encoding DinB family protein, whose protein sequence is MEMNEIWEKQAAYNAWMNSRLYELCSALSDEDRKADQGAFFGSVHNTLAHLLLTDLIWMRRLTGDHDVYRFENDAGELVSNPGLDTVLYEDFSKMWARRVTLDEQISEWVKGLEPGAAGRDVGYANMSGKTFSHPLWWAVTHLFNHQTHHRGQLATLLAQMGQDFGTTDLIAHLRINK, encoded by the coding sequence ATGGAGATGAACGAAATTTGGGAGAAGCAGGCGGCGTACAATGCGTGGATGAATTCTAGACTTTATGAGCTGTGCTCGGCGTTGAGTGACGAAGACCGCAAGGCTGACCAAGGCGCGTTTTTCGGCTCGGTACACAATACTCTGGCCCACCTGCTTTTGACGGACCTAATTTGGATGCGCCGGCTCACGGGGGACCACGACGTCTACCGATTTGAGAACGATGCCGGCGAGTTGGTGAGTAACCCCGGCTTAGACACCGTTCTCTACGAGGATTTTAGCAAGATGTGGGCGCGTCGAGTGACGTTGGACGAGCAGATTTCCGAGTGGGTGAAGGGGTTGGAGCCCGGTGCCGCTGGGCGAGACGTGGGGTACGCCAACATGAGTGGGAAGACGTTTTCGCATCCCCTCTGGTGGGCCGTGACACATCTCTTCAATCACCAAACCCACCATCGCGGCCAGCTTGCCACCCTGCTCGCCCAAATGGGCCAAGACTTTGGCACCACGGACCTTATCGCGCATTTGCGGATCAACAAGTAG
- a CDS encoding GNAT family N-acetyltransferase yields MSSQASRIRAIKPDDKDSGFHCGVKALDDYFLKHAHTNHEADVGRAYVMEASTSEIESGLPPVLGFYTLSMASVLSKDAASVLGKQLPRYPMPAALIGRLAVDHRAQGRRLGGRLLGDALQRVFQASETLREALKDE; encoded by the coding sequence ATGAGTAGCCAAGCCTCACGAATTCGAGCCATCAAGCCGGATGACAAAGACTCCGGATTTCACTGTGGAGTGAAGGCACTAGACGACTACTTCTTGAAACACGCCCATACCAATCACGAAGCTGACGTCGGCAGAGCCTATGTGATGGAGGCTTCGACTTCCGAGATTGAGTCTGGACTGCCTCCCGTCCTTGGATTTTATACTTTGAGTATGGCTTCTGTGTTGTCGAAGGATGCAGCATCCGTGCTTGGCAAGCAATTGCCTAGATATCCCATGCCCGCGGCCCTGATCGGGAGACTTGCAGTTGACCACAGGGCGCAAGGAAGACGACTTGGAGGAAGGTTGCTTGGTGATGCGCTACAGCGGGTGTTCCAAGCTTCAGAAACCTTGCGCGAAGCGTTGAAAGATGAATAG
- a CDS encoding VOC family protein — protein MPTPYLTFDGHAQAAFEFYAKVFGGTIHYSQTFGESPMAAEIPSEYHNRVMHITMDLPDGPLMASDCGPWAPFEGPMRSCSLSVQAKTVEEGKVVFDALAEGGVVKMPFEATFWSPGYGILTDKFGVEWMVNVEH, from the coding sequence ATGCCTACCCCGTATCTGACTTTCGATGGCCACGCCCAAGCGGCGTTTGAGTTCTACGCCAAGGTTTTTGGCGGCACCATTCACTACTCACAGACCTTCGGTGAGTCACCGATGGCTGCTGAGATCCCATCGGAATATCACAACCGAGTCATGCACATCACCATGGACCTACCAGACGGCCCACTCATGGCATCCGATTGCGGGCCGTGGGCGCCATTCGAGGGGCCCATGCGCAGCTGCAGCCTCTCCGTGCAGGCGAAAACCGTAGAAGAAGGAAAGGTTGTTTTTGACGCTCTGGCAGAAGGTGGCGTCGTCAAGATGCCCTTTGAGGCCACCTTCTGGTCCCCTGGCTACGGCATTCTAACCGACAAGTTTGGCGTGGAATGGATGGTCAACGTTGAGCATTGA
- a CDS encoding endonuclease/exonuclease/phosphatase family protein, with protein sequence MKYLFILLLCFSVSCADDTKKKSFTEAPDQGMDVEDFEMPDQSTSQPDQSTSLPDLEELPDQSPEPDQPVESGPIKITSWNVLCLREDPTEETFCNTELGESYVRSPEQLEAIRQHILAQETDLLFLQEVENIAAVENLLPGWEVDVIGEGSLKLALARPQGSTAEVLNVSALTELDLGTTALRQGLVAQVEHAGTTVHIMSVHLKSGCQIAPFDSPSNSCVELRQQLEVLKTWVQERESLSQPYMLVGDFNRTMENFDPFIVELEGAAGRPLLRLTTGQRPSCWDHLPEAPSYPSFIDHQIVSPSLVDAWGTPTLDIYQFNETYPYAWLYISDHCPISSSFE encoded by the coding sequence ATGAAGTACCTGTTTATCCTCCTCTTGTGTTTCAGTGTGTCGTGCGCGGACGACACAAAAAAGAAGTCTTTCACCGAAGCTCCCGACCAGGGAATGGACGTTGAAGACTTCGAGATGCCCGACCAGTCAACAAGTCAGCCAGATCAGTCAACCAGTCTGCCAGATCTCGAGGAGCTCCCCGACCAGAGCCCAGAACCTGACCAACCCGTTGAGTCGGGCCCCATCAAAATAACGTCTTGGAATGTTCTGTGTTTACGCGAGGATCCGACCGAGGAAACATTCTGCAACACTGAACTCGGCGAGTCGTATGTGCGCTCGCCGGAGCAGTTGGAGGCGATTCGCCAACACATACTGGCGCAGGAGACCGACCTCCTCTTCCTGCAAGAGGTGGAGAATATCGCTGCCGTGGAGAATCTCCTCCCCGGTTGGGAAGTCGACGTCATCGGCGAGGGTAGCCTAAAGCTCGCGCTCGCTCGTCCGCAGGGCTCCACCGCCGAAGTCCTCAACGTAAGTGCACTCACCGAATTGGACCTCGGAACAACTGCCTTAAGGCAGGGTTTGGTGGCTCAAGTCGAGCACGCGGGAACGACCGTCCACATCATGTCTGTGCATCTCAAATCCGGCTGCCAGATTGCCCCGTTTGACTCGCCCTCCAACAGCTGTGTGGAGCTTCGGCAACAGCTCGAGGTCCTCAAGACCTGGGTTCAGGAGCGGGAATCGCTGAGTCAGCCCTACATGTTGGTCGGCGACTTCAACCGAACCATGGAGAATTTCGACCCTTTCATCGTTGAGCTTGAGGGAGCTGCAGGAAGACCACTCTTGCGCCTCACCACAGGCCAGCGACCAAGCTGCTGGGACCACCTGCCGGAAGCACCGAGCTATCCATCGTTCATTGACCACCAGATCGTGTCACCGTCACTCGTAGACGCATGGGGAACACCCACGCTGGATATCTACCAATTTAACGAGACCTATCCATATGCCTGGCTCTACATCAGTGACCATTGTCCAATCTCGTCGAGCTTCGAATGA
- a CDS encoding ATP-binding protein has product MNASEVLQLIKYGENSRVSLKRDNLRPDMLARDIVGMSNSFGGHIIMGVQDDGSISGVELPGLKEWLVNTVFANYVYPPVPLMLEEVEVLAGKYVAIITVSEGLAKPYVVRNTGLEDIYVRTGSVSKLATREESALLFAGGGLVRSELLPALGTNLDDLDLVRLEDYLHNLVGDTVLPEGSEAWVERLCGLGFMVEQGEVCCTIAGLLLFGHAPRQSLPQAGIRWKGFDEDALLHGPLLPLGAASPGGARRIKELGLLDDVFARIRSFCADYPHEAILEAVLNAVLHRDWTRGSEVEILKDADRIEITSPGALPNFMTLEKVLAGQRFQRNSIISDVLRDYGYAERPGMGVRRKIVRLTRELTGKDAVFESTDDYFKVIIPAKT; this is encoded by the coding sequence ATGAATGCTTCAGAAGTCCTCCAACTCATCAAGTATGGCGAGAATTCACGCGTGTCGCTTAAGCGGGACAACCTCCGCCCTGACATGCTTGCCCGCGATATTGTGGGCATGTCGAACTCATTCGGCGGTCATATCATCATGGGCGTTCAGGACGATGGAAGCATCAGTGGGGTGGAGCTCCCCGGCCTCAAAGAATGGCTAGTGAACACGGTCTTTGCCAACTATGTGTATCCTCCAGTTCCTTTGATGCTCGAGGAGGTTGAAGTTCTGGCCGGCAAATATGTGGCTATCATCACGGTCTCCGAAGGCCTCGCAAAGCCTTACGTGGTTCGAAACACCGGCCTTGAAGACATCTATGTGCGAACCGGTAGCGTCTCTAAGTTGGCAACCCGGGAGGAGAGTGCCCTGCTTTTTGCCGGTGGAGGCCTCGTACGCTCAGAACTACTTCCGGCATTGGGAACCAATCTGGATGATTTGGATCTGGTACGTCTCGAGGATTATCTCCACAACCTCGTGGGTGACACGGTGTTACCGGAAGGTTCCGAGGCCTGGGTGGAACGGTTATGTGGACTCGGTTTCATGGTCGAACAAGGAGAGGTGTGTTGCACCATCGCGGGACTTCTGCTCTTTGGGCACGCGCCTCGCCAAAGTCTTCCTCAGGCCGGTATTCGATGGAAGGGTTTTGACGAAGACGCGCTATTGCACGGTCCGCTGCTGCCTTTGGGAGCCGCGAGCCCAGGTGGTGCGCGGCGCATCAAGGAGCTGGGCTTGCTCGATGACGTGTTTGCTAGAATTCGGTCCTTCTGCGCCGACTACCCGCACGAGGCCATCCTGGAAGCCGTGCTGAACGCCGTATTGCATCGCGACTGGACCCGTGGCTCCGAGGTGGAGATTCTAAAGGATGCCGACAGAATCGAAATCACGAGCCCTGGTGCCCTCCCGAACTTCATGACTCTCGAAAAGGTCCTCGCCGGTCAGCGTTTTCAACGAAACTCCATCATCTCGGACGTGCTCCGAGACTATGGTTATGCGGAAAGGCCAGGCATGGGCGTTCGGCGGAAGATTGTTCGGCTTACCCGCGAGCTTACTGGTAAAGACGCCGTCTTCGAGTCTACTGACGACTATTTCAAGGTCATCATTCCGGCAAAGACCTAA
- a CDS encoding DUF6119 family protein yields the protein MLLPKVLEKSSGVDGQTQGGSIEEQFDRQIVSESTSLPRPSGRGPNHDVSLYLAKEGVDLEAVFEGKGAEELEFDQEGVVGRFKCSRRKQPGWVGFFRKHLVSEIDLSVESVSVAIAFRVSERVFVVTFGGGRHLLDAAKLEPQFGLVVASHLIPIDEMHQLTSSTLSKFPQESRCTSLNKKPAEFFGIDLELEDVRKVVGASSDIVNRVAGSNHLKMHSFHGELSELMEVCPRFLECFAKGIEPSYEFLKNLTRVEKKDPRYQQLEAILEAEVAKTPTSFDLNVEGESWERTKNVRVYYGKSSEDCDFDTFIEAALRIAKKAGVPLGKVKLELSDEQDEALYGGAVLASLSGEVEHSERLYLIMAGRWFEIGESYVESLDDRIAALEQDWKLPAWKGSEDDYNKSVAEKFGWINLDKNLIQMGRSKGAFEAADLAGEDVLFHVKSGTSSAALNHLYGQIHTAAVLLGKSRAAREKLTEKSRTGRPIGFVAGIGREKSDGPLLGRMIVAKVGLLQCAANVRKLGFEFSVARIKIAKS from the coding sequence ATGTTGTTGCCGAAAGTGTTGGAGAAGTCGAGCGGTGTAGATGGTCAAACTCAAGGGGGCTCCATTGAAGAACAGTTTGATCGACAAATAGTGTCTGAGTCGACATCGCTTCCGCGCCCTTCGGGGCGCGGCCCCAATCATGATGTATCACTCTATCTAGCCAAAGAAGGGGTTGACTTAGAAGCCGTTTTTGAAGGGAAAGGGGCGGAAGAATTGGAGTTTGACCAAGAGGGGGTTGTCGGCAGGTTTAAGTGCAGTCGGAGAAAGCAACCTGGCTGGGTCGGTTTCTTTCGGAAACATCTGGTGAGTGAGATCGACCTTAGCGTTGAAAGCGTTTCAGTTGCCATTGCATTCAGGGTTTCCGAACGCGTCTTTGTTGTCACTTTTGGTGGCGGAAGACATTTGTTGGACGCCGCAAAGCTTGAGCCGCAGTTTGGTCTTGTAGTCGCGTCTCATCTCATACCTATCGATGAAATGCATCAATTGACCAGCTCCACTCTTTCCAAATTTCCGCAAGAGTCTCGCTGTACTAGTCTCAACAAAAAGCCAGCGGAGTTTTTTGGAATAGATTTGGAACTAGAAGATGTACGCAAGGTGGTCGGCGCAAGTAGTGACATTGTAAACCGAGTCGCAGGCTCGAACCACTTGAAGATGCACTCGTTTCATGGAGAGTTGTCTGAACTTATGGAGGTTTGCCCACGATTCTTGGAGTGTTTTGCAAAGGGGATAGAGCCTAGTTACGAATTCCTCAAAAACCTTACGAGGGTTGAAAAGAAGGATCCGAGATATCAGCAACTTGAAGCGATTTTGGAGGCTGAAGTGGCTAAAACTCCGACTTCTTTCGATCTCAACGTTGAAGGCGAATCCTGGGAAAGAACCAAGAACGTGCGTGTGTACTATGGGAAATCTTCCGAGGATTGCGACTTCGATACGTTTATTGAGGCGGCATTGCGGATCGCAAAGAAGGCGGGAGTTCCCCTTGGGAAAGTCAAACTTGAGTTAAGTGATGAACAGGACGAGGCCCTTTATGGAGGCGCTGTGTTAGCATCACTCAGCGGAGAAGTTGAGCATAGCGAACGCCTCTATCTTATCATGGCTGGGCGGTGGTTCGAAATTGGAGAGAGTTATGTAGAAAGTCTGGATGATAGGATCGCCGCGCTGGAGCAGGACTGGAAACTTCCAGCATGGAAAGGCTCTGAGGACGACTACAACAAGTCCGTCGCAGAAAAGTTTGGTTGGATCAATCTTGATAAGAATCTCATCCAAATGGGCAGGTCAAAGGGCGCATTTGAAGCTGCCGACCTTGCTGGGGAAGATGTCTTGTTTCACGTCAAATCTGGGACGTCATCTGCTGCGCTAAATCACCTGTACGGACAGATTCATACTGCTGCTGTTCTCTTAGGCAAAAGCCGCGCGGCTCGAGAGAAATTGACCGAGAAGTCAAGAACTGGTCGTCCGATCGGATTTGTAGCAGGTATCGGAAGAGAGAAATCTGACGGTCCACTACTTGGAAGGATGATTGTTGCGAAAGTCGGACTCCTGCAGTGTGCTGCCAATGTTCGGAAATTGGGTTTCGAGTTCAGCGTCGCTCGCATCAAAATCGCGAAAAGTTAG